A genome region from Chengkuizengella sp. SCS-71B includes the following:
- a CDS encoding serine hydrolase, giving the protein MKTATRNYWPTKEWKTIEPISVGIEPKKLTELEERIKSSYKNINGIVVVRKGYVAFEKYYNGYSLLDTHNVASVTKSIISALIGIAIDSEYIKSVDQKVLDFFPEYVTSGEDIPKRAVTIKQLLTMTAPFAFSWKGNQGGKEPLDRMRRQRDWVKYSLDLMGGKAQSGVFQYSTAGTHLLSAIITRITGKSSREFANEHLFKPIGMKEIPDHEIKSYTLDNVFGKNVTGWIKDPSGNSSGGFGLTLTPRDMARFGFLYLNRGNWNNKQMISEKWIEESTTMHSETMIDKTMAKYGYLWWLREEAGNSMSLALGDGGNVICCNPEKDLVVVIASKIVKNSPDKWPLIKEYVLPALIN; this is encoded by the coding sequence TTAGAGGAAAGGATAAAGTCTAGTTATAAAAATATCAATGGAATAGTAGTTGTAAGAAAAGGTTATGTAGCCTTTGAAAAGTACTATAACGGATACAGTCTTCTTGATACACACAACGTAGCGTCAGTTACAAAAAGTATTATATCTGCATTGATTGGCATCGCAATAGATTCAGAATATATAAAAAGTGTTGACCAAAAAGTATTAGACTTTTTTCCTGAGTATGTTACGAGTGGAGAAGATATTCCAAAAAGAGCAGTTACCATAAAACAACTTCTAACAATGACTGCACCTTTTGCTTTTTCTTGGAAAGGAAATCAAGGTGGAAAAGAACCGTTGGATCGAATGCGAAGACAACGAGATTGGGTAAAATATTCATTAGATTTAATGGGAGGAAAAGCTCAGTCGGGAGTGTTTCAATATAGTACCGCAGGAACTCATCTTCTTTCAGCTATTATAACCCGTATTACAGGAAAAAGTTCTCGTGAGTTTGCAAATGAACATTTATTCAAACCTATTGGAATGAAAGAAATTCCGGATCATGAGATCAAATCATATACTTTAGACAATGTATTTGGTAAAAATGTTACTGGGTGGATTAAAGATCCTAGCGGAAATTCGTCAGGAGGGTTTGGATTGACTCTAACTCCCAGGGATATGGCACGATTTGGATTCTTATATTTAAATAGAGGTAATTGGAACAACAAACAAATGATTTCAGAAAAATGGATTGAAGAATCCACCACTATGCACTCAGAGACAATGATTGATAAAACGATGGCTAAATACGGATATCTATGGTGGCTTAGGGAAGAGGCCGGAAATTCCATGTCCCTGGCATTGGGAGATGGCGGAAATGTAATTTGCTGTAATCCTGAAAAAGATCTAGTTGTTGTAATTGCATCTAAAATCGTCAAAAACTCACCTGATAAATGGCCACTAATTAAGGAATATGTACTTCCAGCTCTTATCAATTAA